In the genome of Primulina eburnea isolate SZY01 chromosome 13, ASM2296580v1, whole genome shotgun sequence, the window TATAACATGGAAATGATAGACAAAGACAATGTCAAAGCTAGTATCAGAACGCCACAATCTCTAACTCCACCACCAATAAATACTGCAATGCCTTCTACACCCAACAAAATAGCTGATACAGGCGGGGATAGCATGAACATGATACATGATGACAATGCCACGCCTTGTATCAATACAACACAAGCCCAACCTCAACCACCGATTGATACCTCGTTGCCTTCTTTACCCAACAAGATAGCCAATATTGGCTGGGATAGCGTGAAATGAAGCATAAAGATATTGTTATGTCTAGTATCAATGCGGTCAGACAGCATGCGGAGAGAAGGAATAAGGAGCAGAGAAGCAAAGCAGGCATCCAGAGAAAATATGGTACATTGAGTGCAAGCTTGGCTCTGGGGCAAGAATGGTGAGAGTGAATATCcctcatcagttttcttttttCTGTTTAAAATGACTAGAGTAGCATAGAAGCCAAAAGATTTCCATTACATTACACTTGAAAGTGACAATAAGCTTAGGCGTTTCAGATTATCTTCCAGTACTTCTAAGAATGTAAAAGTTCCAGGGAATAAAGAAAAACAGTGGGGTTCTTACACACAGTTTCTGTTTAGTAACATAACTGTACAGCAGTCAATAATCGATTAGTGTCGTATACTGTTTAATCCATGGCTACAGAGTATCATGAAGATTTTTTTAGTCTTTCCTGTAATATACAAGTAATACAGCAGTACAAGATTGTGTTTCATCTTCAGAATTCAGCTTGTGATCCCTTAATGAAGTTGACATTTTTTATTCTTCGAAGAGTATACAACAATGAATTCATTAACAAGTGTAATTCTTCTGTCTTCTAAGTTATGGACAAGGTATTGAAGTTAATACATCAGCATAAAATAATTGTCCAACCGAAGCGTGACATTACTTAATCATTTCTCCTGATCAACTTTCTTCCCAATCCAACTAGCAACCATGGGTGTAAGAGCTACCGTGGGAGGAAATCTGATGGGGGAAGCAGCCTTGTGGGCTGCATAGGCCAATGCAAAAGTCCCAACTTTCTCCCCCGTTTCATTAGTAGAAATTCCAACCTGCAATAGCTACAAGACATGAATGCTACATCCTACAAAACCCAAAGTTTGGTCACAGAGAATTTGTACCTTCTGTAGCAGTGCTGATACATCAACTCCGGCGCTGATTAGAGTGTAACAAAGGCCAAAGGATATCAAGGAAAGGGTAATTGAAGTGGCTAAATATGCTCCTCCATATTTTGCCAGGAGTTCTTTTGCTTGATTTCCCTTTGAATTGCTTTCTTTGTTTTGTTCATTTTCATCTTCTTTCGCGGAGAATATCTGTATATTTCAGTAGAAACTCAACACGTGATTAGGTCTACAAACACAGAATCAGAGTCTTCAACACAAGGCAACAATCATTATTTCAAAGAAAACACGAGAAGAAACTCGGACGACAAGTGATACCCAGAACTTACTTCCCGCCAAAAAAAACTTTCTACGACGCCCATACTCATCAGTCGAAACAAGCTCCCACCAAGCATAATTCACCAATAAAAACGAGATGATAAATCGAAACATCAGGAAAAGATAAATGGGTTACCTTCCAAAGACCAGCTTCAAGGCCGTACTTCTTCGTAATTTCGTCCGGAGAAGATGGAGTCTTGGTTTCCTCAGTTTTCTCCTGCACTGCTCTTACACTGAACCTAGTTAAACCAGACTTAGGGTAGCTAAGTCTACCGGGATTTCTTCCATTTTTTGGCAAATTAGGAGAACAGAGAGCTTCGCTGCTAAAAAATTGACAAGGGAGTTGAAGAAGCGTGGCGGCCATCGTTACTAACgagctctctctctctctctctctctcgctTCACATCGGGTTTTGTTCCTTTTTTGGCGTAGGAGATTACATGATAGGTAGAAACAGCGACAAGTGGCAGATTTTTTTAcagtttatttgatttgattcttaattacattaaaaataatattttttatataaaaataatatttttttgttaatttgaAGGTCAGAAAATTGAtttgttaaattatttcatagtttttttttatttgaagcTTTAAACCTAAGACCAATTACTATTTCTACCCTTTTTAtttagatttttatttaaaaatatgtatatatacatatttatattatatattatattataataaatataatatgtaCAAGTTTAAACAACTAAACTTATGAATATAGAAACCTTTTTTTGTTTGGTTATATTTCTATTTGTAcaaattttggaaattttacCATGTATTTTTTGACCAATATTCAAATAAATAgaaactttatttttaaaaaaacaaatattttagtAGGTGAAAATTTCACTCAATATAATGAAAAAAGATCTAATTTAGTTTAACtatataattttgtttaaatttatttacataTTTTATGTTTGCATTCTTTGAAGATTTTTAACTATGTGTTTGAGGGAATgtacttaaataaataataatgatgatataaaataatattttagttaATTGAAAATTTGATTGAATCTAATGAAAACtttaaatggaaaaaaaaatatggtTGACTTcaaaattgttttaaaattttagcaaAATGAAAAGTATCTAATgtttttctatatttttttaaatttagttATTGTTGTAATATCATATAATAGATGATAATAATTGTTATTTTTTCATAAAGGGGGttggttaaattttttttaaaaagataagATCTAATTTTGACTAATATGTGTTAATTACCCATATGTTAGTTATCTAAAagttaatatataaaaaaaaatcactaaTATTTGCGAATTACTAATATGTTAGTTAATGTATAAAAAAATAACGAAAACTTATATGAGATTTTTCACGAatatcttaaaataaaaattttacagCATCATTAATAAAAGGTATATTTTGACAGAATTagttttaattgttttttttatatggtttttttatttaattgtattTATTCGTTCCTAAAAAAAGAAACAATTTCCCGGAGTTCTGCAAAACTGCCTGACTTCAAATTTCTACAGCACATTCTGTACAATCTCTTTAAAGATTTACACAATCAAAATCCAAGATTTTTCAAACAGTACTTCAACGAGCGTCAGACCGCGCCACCCCTCAACTACTACTCCACCGCTGCAGCACCACCGTGCCACGTAGATCGAGCATGTCTTCTTCCGGCAAGAGATGGGAGAGCTTCAAGAACATTTTCAAACCAAACGGAGGATGGGGATGTGGACCAAAAGCTACAGACGCTATCGAGGCCAAACACGTATCCAAGTCCTCCTCCAATCAGTTTCACCGCCACGGCCCCTCTTCTTCCGCCAGCTCTTGGGAAAGACACGGCGGTCGGAGGTCCATCATCGGCGATGACGAGGACCACACCACCACCACATTATCCCTCAACATCGACAGCTCTTCTCAGTACTCTCCTGAAATCCACAACGATCATCCCAAATTCACGAAAACTGTCAGCTCATGCCGGAAAATCCACGATAGTTTCGCCGTAGTCAAAGATTCCGAGGACCCTTTAAGCGATTTCCGGAAATCCATGCTTCAAATGATCTTCGAGAGGGAAATATATTCGAGAAGTGATCTTCAGCAGCTTCTTGACTGCTTACTGCGGCTGAATTCGCCTCAGCACCGTGAGACCATCATCCAAGCATTCATGGAGATATGGAACAAAGGTGGCAACGTCGAAGGCGCGGGATGGACACCGCCGTGCTCTTCCAATGCGTAGAAGGTAATCAGATAGTTAGGTTTGTGGGCACGGGGAATTGATGTGGACATGTGAAGCCATTAATCTGTTTCTGCGCTGGTAGTTAAAAAGTGGAGCAGAAAAAGGAGGAAACAGGCATCGGATCGGGTCAAAAAATTTCTAGAATAGAAAGATTTGCGCTAGGTGACGCATTTAATGTAAATTACAGAAGTTTTAAAGGTGGAAATGAAATCTCTGTCTTGTGTTCCACTTGGTCTTTAATTTTAATGAGCAAGTGGCTGCTTGGCTTGGTTCACGAGAAGGATAATGTGGATGGATGGTGtttatttcttaaaaaaaaaagacatataaatcaattttatgaaataaatatttaattcaaCTCGAttattgaaaaattattatttttttatgtctaTCATATACATAAATCGAATAATCGGATTGATATGTAACATGGATATAACCACATGAGACCTTCCTGCTCTAGGAAAAATGACTTTTAAAAAAGATAAGTTTTAATGATTTGCTGGAGAGATTTCAgatggtgaaaaatggtttgcCTTCAAGGGTGTGGTTGTATTTGCTGGTATTTTT includes:
- the LOC140810318 gene encoding uncharacterized protein; the protein is MAATLLQLPCQFFSSEALCSPNLPKNGRNPGRLSYPKSGLTRFSVRAVQEKTEETKTPSSPDEITKKYGLEAGLWKIFSAKEDENEQNKESNSKGNQAKELLAKYGGAYLATSITLSLISFGLCYTLISAGVDVSALLQKVGISTNETGEKVGTFALAYAAHKAASPIRFPPTVALTPMVASWIGKKVDQEK